TCAAGTTGGTGCGCGAAGCTGGCGGTGACGGCTTCATTCAGCGCTGCGATGTGCGCGACTACAGTCAGTTGACCGCCTTCGCCCAAGCCTGCGAAGAGAAACTCGGCGGTATCGATGTCATCGTCAACAATGCCGGCGTGGCCTCGGGCGGGTTCTTCAGTGAACTGTCGCTGGAGGACTGGGATTGGCAAATCGCGATCAACCTGATGGGCGTGGTCAAGGGCTGCAAGGCCTTCCTGCCGCTGCTGGAGAAAAGCAAAGGCAAAATCATCAACATCGCCTCGATGGCGGCGCTGATGCAAGGCCCGGCCATGAGCAACTACAACGTGGCCAAGGCAGGTGTGGTGGCGTTGTCCGAAAGTTTGCTGATTGAACTGGCCCATGAGGAAGTCAGCGTGCATGTAGTTTGCCCGTCGTTCTTCCAGACCAATCTACTGGACTCCTTCCGTGGCCCGACCCCGGCCATGAAAGCCCAGGTCGGCAAATTGCTGGAAAGCTCACCGATCACCGCTGCTGACATTGCCGACTACATCTATCAGCAGGTCGCCGCTGGCGAATTCTTGATCCTGCCTCACGAGCAGGGCCGTATGGCCTGGGCGATCAAACAGAAAGACCCGCAATTGCTCTACAACGAAATGACTGTGATGGCCGACAAAATGCGCGCCAAGGCCAAACAAAACGCAGGCTGAACTTGCCTGTGCGCAACACCGTCGTTAGGGTGGCCGCCAACCGGCCATCCCAACGAGACGTCTGCATGCTCAATTACCTGTGGTTTTTCCTCGCCGCGCTGTTCGAAATCGCCGGCTGCTTCGCTTTCTGGATGTGGCTGCGCCAGGGTAAAAGCGTGTGGTGGGTCATCCCGGCCTTGCTCAGCCTGACGTTATTCGCGCTGCTGCTGACCCGGGTCGAAGCGAACTACGCCGGTCGCGCCTATGCCGCCTACGGCGGCATCTACATCATCTCGTCGGTTGGTTGGCTGGCGGTGGTCGAGCGGATTCGACCATTGGGCTCGGACTGGATCGGCGTGGCGCTGTGTGTACTCGGGGCGACTGTCATTTTGTTTGGTCCGCGCCTTACCGCTTCCTGACGGATCGGTCCTTCATTCAAGCGGTTTGTCAGACACGTCCGTCAGGGTGATGCAGCCTGCATTGTAGGGCGGGACTGTTTTGCGGTCGTTGCATTGAAGACCCGCTCTGCGCAGGGCATCTTCAGGGACCGGTAACCCTGAAGGATGAATGCCATGCTTGTACTCAGTCGCGTTGTGGGCGAATTGATATCCATTGGTGACAACATTTCCGTGCGGGTGCTCGCCGTCAACGGAAGCAGTGTGCGCTTCGGTGTTGAAGCGCCACAGCAGGTCAACGTACACCGCGCCGAAGTCTACGAGCGCATCCAGATCAAACAGGCAAAAGCCAAGGCTCGTTAAGGGCTTCAGTCGAACAGGTGCTTGGGCACGTCGTGCTTGAGCATCAACTGGCATTGCTCGCTTTCCGGATCGAAGACGATCAGCGCCTGGCCCTTGGTCAATGCCTGACGCACACGCAACACACGGGTTTCCAGCGGCGTGTCATCGCCGTTGTCCGTGCCGTCACGGGTCACGAAATCCTCGATCAGGCGGGTCAGGGTGTCGACTTCAAGTTGGTCGTGGGGGATCAGCATAAGGCACCTCGGTTAAACATTGGCGCGATGCTACGGCGGATATGAACACATCACCAGTGTTCGCCTCAGCTTTCTGTGCGCTGTCCCAGCAGGCTATCCACCGACGGTACCCGGGTATCGCTTTCCATCTGCGTCTCGTGCTCGATCTGGTGACTGAACCGCTCCAGCGATCCCGTGGCTGGTTGTGCATCGCTGGCGAATACCGGCGGGCTGAGAATGTAGGCGCCGAGCAAACGGCTGAGAGCGGCAAGGCTGTCGATGTGGGTACGTTCGTAGCCGTGAGTGGCGTCGCAACCGAAGGCCAGCAGGGCGGTGCGAATGTCATGGCCGGCGGTGACGGCCGAGTGAGCATCGCTGAAGTAATAGCGGAACAGGTCCCGACGTGCCGGCAGTTCGTTGTCAGCGGCCAGGCGTAGCAGATGCCGCGACAGATGATAGTCATAAGGCCCGCCGGAATCCTGCATCGCCACGCTCACCGCGTGTTCGCTGGAGTGCTGGCCGGGCGCGACCGGCGCGATGTCGATGCCGACGAATTCGCTGACATCCCAGGGCAGGGCAGCCGCCGCACCACTGCCGGTTTCCTCGGTGATGGTGAACAGCGGATGGCAGTCGATCATCAACTCTTCGCCGCTGTCGACAATCGCTTTCAGTGCCGCCAGCAGTGCGGCAACGCCAGCCTTGTCGTCGAGGTGACGGGCGCTGATGTGGCCGCTTTCGGTGAACTCCGGCAACGGGTCGAAGGCGACGAAATCGCCGACGCTGATCCCCAGCGAATCGCAATCGGCGCGGGTGGCGCAATAGGCGTCCAGGCGCAATTCGATGTGATCCCAGCTGATCGGCATTTCATCCACGGCGGTGTTGAACGCGTGCCCGGAAGCCATCAGCGGCAACACGCTGCCGCGGATCACGCCGTTGTCGGTGAACAGGCTGACGCGGCTGCCCTCGGCAAAACGGCTGGACCAGCAGCCGACGGGCGCCAGGGTCAGGCGTCCGTTGTCCTTGATCGCGCGAACCGCCGCGCCAATGGTATCCAGGTGAGCGGAGACTGCTCGGTCCGGACTGTTCCTCTTGCCCTTGAGAGTCGCGCGGATAGTGCCGCGACGGGTCATTTCAAAGGGAATGCCCAGTTCTTCAAGGCGCTCGGCGACGTACCGCACGATGGTGTCGGTGAACCCGGTGGGGCTGGGAATGGCGAGCATTTCCAGCAGGACTTTTTGCAGGTAATCGAGATCCGGTTCGGGAATTTTGCTGGTCATGGAAACTCCTGATGGTGTTGGTACAGACAACACATCACTAAGGGACTGCCGGCTGACTATGTGCAAACAACAAATCTACAAACCGCTCGGCCGTCGGCTGCGGTTCATGGTTGGCCAGGCCGGCGCGTTCATTGGCTTCGATAAACACGTACTGCGGCTGGTCGGCGGCCGGTACCATCAGGTCGAGCCCGACCATCGGAATATCCAGCGCTCGCGCCGCGCGCACCGCCGCGTCCACCAAGGCTGGATGCAGAATCGCCGTGACGTCTTCAAGGATGCCGCCGGTATGAAGATTCGCCGTGCGCCGTACGAACAAGTGCTCGCCGGCCGGCAGAATGCTGGCGTAGTCATAACCCGCCGCCTGCAAGGTGCGTTGAGTCTCCTGATCCAGCGGGATTTTGCTTTCGCCGCTGGTTGCCGCCTGACGGCGACGACTCTGGGCTTCGATCAGCGCACTGATGGAATGCTGACCATCGCCCACCACTTCCGCCGGCCGGCGAATGGCAGCCGCGACCACCTCGAAGCCGATCACCAGAATCCGCAAATCGAGGCCTTCGTGAAAACTTTCCAGCAGCACTCGACTGTCGAGTGCACGGGCGTTTTCGATGGCTTGCTGGACCTCCTCAATGCTGCGCAAATCCACCGCCACCCCTTGGCCCTGTTCACCGTCCAGCGGTTTGACCACCACCCGTTCGTGCTCGTCGAGAAACGCCAGATTGTCGTCCGCGCTTCCCGCCAGTTGTTGGGCGGGCAGTTTGAGGCCGGCGTTTTTCAGCACCTTGTGAGTCAGGCTTTTGTCCTGGCACAAGGTCATGCTGATGGCGCTGGTCAGATCGCTCAGGGATTCGCGGCAACGCACCCGACGACTGCCGTGGATCAAGGTAAACAGACCGGCTTGCGCGTCATCCACCTGCACCTCAATACCGCGCCGATGAGCCTCTTCGACGATGATCCGCGCATACGGATTGAACTCGGCTTCGGGGCCGGGGCCGAGAAACAACGGCTGGTTGATACCGTTCTTGCGCTTGATCGCAAAGGTCGACAAGTTGCGAAAACCGAGCTTGGCGTAAAGATTTTTCGCCTGACGGTTGTTGTGCAGCACCGACAGGTCCAGGTAACTCAGCCCACGGCTCATGAAGTGTTCGATCAAGTGCCGCACCAGCACTTCACCGACGCCTGGGCGGGAACATTGCGGATCGACCGCCAGGCACCACAGGCTGCTGCCGTTTTCCGGATCGTTGAACGCCTTGTGGTGATTGAGGCCCATGACGCTGCCGATAATCGCGCCGCTGTCCTCGTCTTCGGCCAGCCAGTACACCGGGCCGCCCTGATGATGGGGCGTCAGCAAACCTGCATCGATCGGCAGCATGCCGCGGGCCTGATACAGCTGATTGATCGCCTGCCAGTCCGCCTCGCTTTGCGCCCGACGAATGCGAAAACCGCGAAACACCCGGGTGGCCTGACGGTAATCGCTGAACCACAGGCGCAAAGTATCGGACGGGTCGAGAAACAGTTGCGCCGGTTCCAGCCCCAGCACTTGCTGGGGGGCGGCGACGTACAAGGCGATGTCCCGCTCACCGGGCTGCTCATTGAGCAACTCTTGGGCGAGGCTCGCCGCATCGGGAAAGGTATGGCCGATTAACAACCGGCCCCAACCGCAATGCACGGCGATGGGCGCGGCGCTCAATGCACT
The Pseudomonas sp. GR 6-02 genome window above contains:
- a CDS encoding SDR family oxidoreductase, which translates into the protein MQNRMMITGAGSGLGREIALRWAREGWQLALSDVSEPGLQETLKLVREAGGDGFIQRCDVRDYSQLTAFAQACEEKLGGIDVIVNNAGVASGGFFSELSLEDWDWQIAINLMGVVKGCKAFLPLLEKSKGKIINIASMAALMQGPAMSNYNVAKAGVVALSESLLIELAHEEVSVHVVCPSFFQTNLLDSFRGPTPAMKAQVGKLLESSPITAADIADYIYQQVAAGEFLILPHEQGRMAWAIKQKDPQLLYNEMTVMADKMRAKAKQNAG
- a CDS encoding YnfA family protein, which gives rise to MLNYLWFFLAALFEIAGCFAFWMWLRQGKSVWWVIPALLSLTLFALLLTRVEANYAGRAYAAYGGIYIISSVGWLAVVERIRPLGSDWIGVALCVLGATVILFGPRLTAS
- the csrA gene encoding carbon storage regulator CsrA, whose protein sequence is MLVLSRVVGELISIGDNISVRVLAVNGSSVRFGVEAPQQVNVHRAEVYERIQIKQAKAKAR
- a CDS encoding YheU family protein, whose amino-acid sequence is MLIPHDQLEVDTLTRLIEDFVTRDGTDNGDDTPLETRVLRVRQALTKGQALIVFDPESEQCQLMLKHDVPKHLFD
- a CDS encoding osmoprotectant NAGGN system M42 family peptidase: MTSKIPEPDLDYLQKVLLEMLAIPSPTGFTDTIVRYVAERLEELGIPFEMTRRGTIRATLKGKRNSPDRAVSAHLDTIGAAVRAIKDNGRLTLAPVGCWSSRFAEGSRVSLFTDNGVIRGSVLPLMASGHAFNTAVDEMPISWDHIELRLDAYCATRADCDSLGISVGDFVAFDPLPEFTESGHISARHLDDKAGVAALLAALKAIVDSGEELMIDCHPLFTITEETGSGAAAALPWDVSEFVGIDIAPVAPGQHSSEHAVSVAMQDSGGPYDYHLSRHLLRLAADNELPARRDLFRYYFSDAHSAVTAGHDIRTALLAFGCDATHGYERTHIDSLAALSRLLGAYILSPPVFASDAQPATGSLERFSHQIEHETQMESDTRVPSVDSLLGQRTES
- the ngg gene encoding N-acetylglutaminylglutamine synthetase produces the protein MKPHATAYSQRLLRGQAPSYERLQARLAEDGSALSAAPIAVHCGWGRLLIGHTFPDAASLAQELLNEQPGERDIALYVAAPQQVLGLEPAQLFLDPSDTLRLWFSDYRQATRVFRGFRIRRAQSEADWQAINQLYQARGMLPIDAGLLTPHHQGGPVYWLAEDEDSGAIIGSVMGLNHHKAFNDPENGSSLWCLAVDPQCSRPGVGEVLVRHLIEHFMSRGLSYLDLSVLHNNRQAKNLYAKLGFRNLSTFAIKRKNGINQPLFLGPGPEAEFNPYARIIVEEAHRRGIEVQVDDAQAGLFTLIHGSRRVRCRESLSDLTSAISMTLCQDKSLTHKVLKNAGLKLPAQQLAGSADDNLAFLDEHERVVVKPLDGEQGQGVAVDLRSIEEVQQAIENARALDSRVLLESFHEGLDLRILVIGFEVVAAAIRRPAEVVGDGQHSISALIEAQSRRRQAATSGESKIPLDQETQRTLQAAGYDYASILPAGEHLFVRRTANLHTGGILEDVTAILHPALVDAAVRAARALDIPMVGLDLMVPAADQPQYVFIEANERAGLANHEPQPTAERFVDLLFAHSQPAVP